Within the Halobaculum limi genome, the region TTCGTCGACGAGGCCGTCGCCGGACAGGACGCCGTCCGCCGGGCACAGGAGTTCAACGACGCCGCGGCCATCGACGGCTCCATCCTCACGAAGGCCGACGCCGACTCCTCAGGCGGCGCGGCCATCTCCATCGCGTACGTGACGGGCAAGCCTATCCTCTTCCTCGGCGTCGGGCAGGGATACGACGACATCCAACTGTTCGACCCCGAAGAACTGGTCGACTCGCTGCTCGGCGACGACGAGTAATCGCCCGCCGGTCACGACTTCTCGGCGTTCGACGCATCCGTCGACGAGCGATCCGTTTATCGATCTGACTCGTGACCTGCCGGCTATGTGCCCTCCAAACTACCTGTTTCTCGCCGTCGTCTGCTTTCCGCTCGGACTGCTCGCGACGGCGCGGCCGTACACACTGACGAAGGCGTTCGAAATCGTCGACGCCATCGGCCGCAATCCGAGCGGCCCGGTCGAACCCGCCGACTGGAACGTTGCGCTCACCCGGTTGGTCGGCGCAGCGTTCGCGCTGGTCGGCGGCGGCGCGGCGGTCACGTGCCTGCTGTAGTCCGTCGCTCGGTCACTCCCGTTCGAGGACGTGAACGTGGCGGACGAGACTGCGGTGGACGCGGCGCTCGAAGGTGTCGGTGACGCGCCACCCGGCGTCGAGCGCCTCGGTCCGCCACGAGCGGTCGGCGACGAGGACGCCGCGCGGGGCGACGCGGGCGGCCTCCGACAGCGCCGCCGACACGAGGTCGTCCAGACTGTGACGTGCGATCTTCGACTGCCGGCCGTACGGCGCGTCGAAGACGACGCCGTCGACGGCGTCGTCGCGGAGGGCGAGGGCGGTCGCGTCGCCACGGATCACGCCGTGGTCGACGTCGTCACCGAGGTAGTGCGCGAGGTTCTCGCGTGCGCCGCGGGCCATCTTCGCTTGCGCGTCGTTGCCGACGACGTCGCTGCCGACGAGACCCGCCTCGATGAGGACGCCGCCCGTCCCGCACATCGGGTCGAGTATCGTCGCGTCCGGCCCCGCGCCGGCGACGTTGGCGTACGCGCGGGCGTCCATCGGGGCCATACTCCCCGGTTGGAAGAAGGGGCGGTCAGTGGGGCGGCGCGTCGAGAAGTCGCGGACGGACTTGGCGACGACCCAGCCAACGAGACAGGTGTCGCCGCCGAAGACGACCCGGAGCGTGTGGTCGGGGTCGTCGAGGTCCACGTCGAAGCCGCGGTCGACCAGCGCCGCGCCACACTCGCGTTCGACCGTCGCGGTGGAGACGTCGGCGGAGTCGCGGACGACGCGGGCGCGGACGGCGACCGTGCCGGTGCGCTCGATGCTCGCGGCTTCGACGACCGCGCGGGCGCTGGCGGGGTCGGCGTCGCCCCGACCCAACAGGTCCACCGCCGCGTGAGTGTACGCGAGGCCGCGCACCCGGTCGGGGTCGACGGCGTCGGCGACGGCGATTCCGGGGCCGACTGCCTCGATCCCTGCGGCGGCGGCGCTCGCCTCGCGTGCGGCGAACGCGTCTTCTTCACCGGCGAACTCCAAGCCGTACACGCACGGAGATTGGGGCCGGCCCGCTTGAACGTCCGGATCCGACCGCGCGTGGAACTGGCATCGGGCGTGGCGGTACTACTTTAAGCGTTTAAACCGTTTTTCCACGTACGAATGGCTGACCCCACCGAGTCGATCAACATCGAGAACGTCGTCGCGTCGACGGGGATCGGCCTGGAGTTGGACCTCCAGACGGTCGCTATGGACTTGGAGGGTGCCGACTACGACCCCGAACAGTTCCCCGGTCTCGTCTACCGGACGACCGACCCCAAGAGCGCGGCGCTCATCTTCCGCTCGGGAAAGATCGTCTGTACGGGGGCAAAGAGCACCGACGCGGTCCACGAGGCACTGCACATCGTCTTCGACAAACTCCGTGAGTTGGAGATTCCCATCGAGGACGACCCCGAGATAACCGTCCAGAACATCGTCACCTCGGCGGATTTGGGGAAGAGCCTCAATCTCAACGCCATCGCCATCGGCCTCGGCT harbors:
- a CDS encoding methyltransferase domain-containing protein codes for the protein MEFAGEEDAFAAREASAAAAGIEAVGPGIAVADAVDPDRVRGLAYTHAAVDLLGRGDADPASARAVVEAASIERTGTVAVRARVVRDSADVSTATVERECGAALVDRGFDVDLDDPDHTLRVVFGGDTCLVGWVVAKSVRDFSTRRPTDRPFFQPGSMAPMDARAYANVAGAGPDATILDPMCGTGGVLIEAGLVGSDVVGNDAQAKMARGARENLAHYLGDDVDHGVIRGDATALALRDDAVDGVVFDAPYGRQSKIARHSLDDLVSAALSEAARVAPRGVLVADRSWRTEALDAGWRVTDTFERRVHRSLVRHVHVLERE
- a CDS encoding TATA-box-binding protein: MADPTESINIENVVASTGIGLELDLQTVAMDLEGADYDPEQFPGLVYRTTDPKSAALIFRSGKIVCTGAKSTDAVHEALHIVFDKLRELEIPIEDDPEITVQNIVTSADLGKSLNLNAIAIGLGLENIEYEPEQFPGLVYRLDEPSVVALLFGSGKLVITGGKQPSDAKAAVEVISDRLSELGLLG